A genomic segment from Limosilactobacillus sp. encodes:
- a CDS encoding mucin-binding protein encodes MQHNKFYHRSMVSLLSATALLGLATMPVLAEQNDGDASAPPVATPAVTSPDNTGEQSVARTQKVTRTIEYTNPITGERKEAVQTAVLKYDQDGNQIDADDAIWPEFFMPSFDGYLCEYSVVRAQKITKDDVRSLKYYLIYAKEHTTPAQSILKLVDINRQNVVPDIKVNFAADEMEKMIDLPTPPAGWEYVNDLPAKVPISRYTAPVELMVRKSAPAASHQETKELTRRIIVHLPSGDKTITQKVTATRTVQTDHGKTTTGEWQIPAFAEYKAPSVDGYVADQLTIPAQQLDPNQLTDQLAPVEIHYQKEEPAKGDTTGEQPDKTGDDQSTTTDPGDKQTDPETKDEGVGDDTIDPGDQQKPAIKDEGVGDDTIDSGDIKQPETKDEGSQTDPDPSTKDEGVGDDTIDPGETERPGTKDEGSQTDPTPSTKDEGVGDDTIDPDETAQPGTKDEGSQTDPTPSTKDEGVGDDTIDPGETERPETKDEGSQTDPTPSTKDEGASDDTIDPDEMKQPETKDEGSQTDPVAPPSTTDGSSDDAAAPDDKRPTGTTDTGSQTDPVPTTKDEGTETEPVPSVDQGTQTDDAAITDRGASTSKGNQESQTDEPSSTIQKKVGEQSKPNVMDQQPQSENDGQNQSMTASQSNDEVDPLAFHDRLSQLQEPLTDLTKATPNQDKQGQDQLPQTGNHRQPATLQALVAAVCGLLFAWWPLRKKGQ; translated from the coding sequence ATGCAACACAACAAATTCTACCACCGCTCAATGGTAAGCCTGCTTTCGGCAACTGCGCTGCTTGGCCTGGCAACGATGCCGGTCCTGGCTGAACAAAATGATGGGGATGCGAGCGCACCACCCGTTGCGACCCCGGCGGTTACATCGCCAGACAACACCGGTGAGCAGAGTGTGGCCCGAACTCAAAAGGTGACTCGAACTATCGAATATACTAACCCAATCACTGGTGAGCGGAAAGAGGCCGTTCAAACGGCAGTTCTGAAGTATGACCAGGATGGCAACCAGATTGATGCCGATGATGCTATTTGGCCCGAATTTTTTATGCCAAGTTTTGATGGCTATTTATGTGAATACTCGGTTGTGAGGGCACAAAAAATTACTAAGGACGATGTTCGGAGCTTGAAGTATTATCTAATTTATGCGAAGGAACATACAACTCCAGCTCAGAGTATCCTAAAACTAGTTGATATCAATCGACAAAATGTTGTCCCTGACATTAAAGTCAATTTTGCAGCAGATGAGATGGAAAAAATGATTGATCTACCAACTCCGCCAGCGGGATGGGAATACGTAAACGATTTACCCGCCAAGGTTCCCATTAGCCGTTATACTGCGCCCGTCGAATTAATGGTTCGCAAGAGTGCGCCGGCAGCAAGTCACCAGGAGACCAAGGAGCTGACCCGGCGGATTATTGTTCACCTGCCGAGTGGGGATAAGACCATTACCCAAAAGGTAACCGCTACCCGAACGGTTCAGACTGACCACGGTAAAACAACGACCGGTGAATGGCAGATTCCCGCTTTTGCGGAGTACAAGGCCCCGTCAGTTGATGGCTACGTGGCCGATCAACTGACGATTCCGGCCCAGCAGCTGGACCCAAATCAATTAACTGATCAGCTCGCTCCGGTGGAGATTCATTATCAAAAAGAGGAACCTGCTAAAGGCGATACCACCGGTGAACAACCAGACAAAACGGGAGATGACCAGTCGACCACTACTGACCCCGGTGACAAACAAACGGACCCGGAAACCAAGGATGAAGGGGTTGGCGACGACACCATAGACCCTGGTGATCAGCAGAAACCGGCTATCAAAGATGAAGGTGTCGGTGATGACACGATTGATTCAGGTGACATAAAACAGCCGGAGACCAAGGACGAAGGCAGCCAAACGGACCCAGACCCATCAACGAAGGACGAAGGTGTCGGCGATGATACTATTGATCCTGGCGAAACGGAACGACCTGGAACCAAGGATGAGGGTAGCCAGACAGATCCAACCCCGTCAACGAAGGACGAGGGTGTCGGCGACGATACCATTGATCCCGATGAAACGGCGCAGCCTGGAACCAAGGACGAGGGTAGCCAAACGGACCCAACGCCATCAACGAAGGACGAAGGTGTCGGCGACGATACTATTGATCCTGGCGAAACAGAACGACCTGAAACCAAGGATGAGGGCAGTCAGACGGATCCGACCCCGTCAACGAAGGACGAGGGTGCCAGTGATGACACCATTGATCCTGATGAAATGAAACAGCCGGAGACGAAAGATGAGGGCAGTCAAACGGATCCGGTCGCCCCTCCGTCAACTACCGATGGAAGCAGCGATGACGCAGCTGCACCTGATGATAAACGGCCAACGGGAACTACAGACACTGGTAGTCAGACGGATCCAGTACCAACTACCAAGGACGAAGGTACCGAGACAGAGCCAGTTCCAAGCGTCGATCAGGGAACCCAGACTGATGATGCTGCAATTACGGATCGGGGAGCTTCGACCAGCAAAGGCAATCAGGAAAGTCAGACTGATGAACCTTCAAGTACAATTCAGAAGAAGGTTGGCGAACAGTCAAAACCAAATGTTATGGATCAACAACCACAATCGGAAAACGATGGCCAAAATCAATCGATGACAGCGAGCCAATCAAATGACGAGGTAGACCCGTTGGCCTTCCATGATCGCCTGAGCCAGCTGCAGGAGCCACTGACTGACTTGACGAAGGCAACGCCAAATCAAGACAAGCAGGGGCAAGATCAGCTGCCGCAGACCGGTAACCACCGTCAGCCGGCAACGTTGCAAGCACTGGTAGCCGCCGTTTGTGGACTGCTATTTGCCTGGTGGCCATTACGAAAGAAGGGACAATAA
- a CDS encoding aspartate aminotransferase family protein gives MAWENTLGDQLVHENHQNIAETQLIQYFNLVIKSARGSIVTDVEGKKYIDLLGSDSAMNIGHNHPKVVEAMKKQIDNFIGYDAGYFTNPVSVKLGARLAALAPGNGRGKVAYGTSGSDATEALIKFSRAATGRSYIVSYEGAYHGSTYGALTAGACDVDMIRKIGPLLPNVVHVPYPNLYRRRPGESEHDVAARYFEAFKRPFETYLPVEETAGVIMEPIQGDSGIIIPPKEYVQLVYNFCHDHGIMFAVDEINQGLGRTGTFWSYQHFGITPDLLATGKSLACALPMSAVLGSAEIMDSLKTSAYVFTAGGNPVVAAAALATLDVIDDEDLVHKSAVDGEYARQQFEKLADKYHCIGDIRVLGLNGGIELVKDRKTKEPDPAAAAKVIYRAFQKGVIMVKLHGNVLRFQPPLTISRQLLDQAFEILDEVFNDLEHDRIELPEELIHEGW, from the coding sequence ATGGCATGGGAAAACACACTTGGGGATCAATTAGTACACGAAAACCACCAAAACATTGCGGAAACGCAGCTGATCCAATACTTTAACCTCGTCATTAAGTCGGCGCGGGGTTCAATCGTTACCGATGTCGAGGGTAAAAAGTACATCGATCTCCTGGGCAGTGATTCGGCCATGAACATCGGTCATAATCATCCCAAGGTCGTCGAGGCAATGAAGAAGCAGATCGACAACTTCATTGGTTACGACGCTGGCTACTTCACGAACCCCGTCAGCGTTAAACTCGGCGCACGGCTGGCCGCATTGGCCCCGGGAAATGGACGTGGGAAAGTTGCTTATGGGACTTCGGGATCGGATGCCACCGAGGCGTTGATTAAATTTTCCCGGGCCGCAACCGGCCGCTCCTACATTGTTTCATATGAAGGCGCCTATCATGGTTCAACCTACGGGGCCTTGACTGCTGGTGCTTGCGACGTTGACATGATTCGCAAAATTGGGCCACTCTTGCCTAACGTTGTCCACGTTCCCTACCCGAACCTCTACCGGCGGCGTCCCGGTGAAAGCGAGCATGACGTGGCCGCTCGTTACTTTGAAGCTTTCAAGCGCCCCTTTGAAACCTACCTGCCAGTTGAGGAAACCGCGGGAGTCATCATGGAGCCAATTCAAGGCGATTCCGGGATCATCATCCCGCCGAAGGAGTACGTTCAGCTAGTCTACAATTTCTGTCACGACCACGGCATCATGTTTGCCGTCGACGAAATCAACCAAGGCCTGGGCCGGACCGGAACATTCTGGTCCTACCAGCATTTTGGCATCACTCCAGACCTTTTGGCTACGGGCAAGTCACTTGCCTGCGCCCTGCCAATGAGTGCCGTTTTAGGCAGCGCGGAAATCATGGATTCGCTGAAAACCTCGGCCTATGTTTTCACTGCCGGTGGAAATCCCGTCGTTGCCGCAGCGGCCCTTGCCACGTTGGACGTGATTGATGACGAAGACTTGGTTCACAAGTCAGCGGTCGATGGTGAATACGCTAGGCAACAGTTTGAAAAGCTGGCCGATAAATACCACTGCATCGGGGACATCCGGGTCCTTGGATTAAATGGAGGTATTGAGTTAGTGAAGGATCGCAAGACTAAGGAACCGGATCCTGCGGCGGCTGCTAAGGTGATCTACCGGGCATTTCAAAAGGGCGTTATCATGGTAAAGCTCCATGGAAACGTGCTGCGTTTCCAACCACCACTGACAATTAGTCGCCAGCTGCTTGACCAGGCCTTCGAAATACTTGATGAGGTCTTCAACGACCTTGAGCATGATCGGATTGAATTACCGGAAGAACTAATTCACGAGGGTTGGTAA
- a CDS encoding amino acid permease, whose product MDNSENVKLRRTMTPGQMEMIAIGGTIGSGLFMGATSTIKWTGPSVLLAYAFVGLVLYGVMRALGEMIYISPGTGSFADYGSKYIHPMAGYLTKWSNVFQFIIVGISDIIAMSQYLNYWWPNLPDWISGLVMITILTLANLASAKAYGRLEFWFAMIKVVTIITMIILGLLVIVLGLGNNWHPVGISNLWKHGGFFTGGFMGFMFSLSVIAGSYQGIELLGITAGEAASPRHAIIKSVKSVIWRILIFYIGAIFVIVSIYPWNQLSAVGSPFVETFTKVGITGAAGIINFVVLTAALSGANSGIYSASRMLFKLSIDGEVPKIFSKLSKRVVPNVAILTISFWIFLGFAVNMLLNAFSPSAKNIFVIVYSSSVLPGMVPWFIILLSELNFRKQHPEKLENHPFKMPLYPAYNYFSLAALTIILIFMFFNPDTRVSVSVGVIFLIIMSLIYKFHTSKKLASVND is encoded by the coding sequence ATGGATAATTCAGAAAATGTCAAGTTAAGGCGGACGATGACTCCCGGTCAGATGGAAATGATTGCCATTGGGGGAACGATCGGGAGTGGGCTCTTTATGGGGGCAACCTCAACGATTAAGTGGACCGGCCCATCCGTATTACTCGCTTATGCCTTCGTCGGCCTGGTGCTGTATGGGGTCATGCGGGCGCTGGGTGAAATGATCTACATTAGCCCAGGCACCGGCTCCTTTGCCGACTATGGTTCCAAGTACATTCACCCAATGGCCGGCTACCTGACGAAGTGGAGCAACGTCTTCCAGTTCATCATCGTCGGAATCTCGGACATTATTGCCATGAGTCAGTACCTGAACTACTGGTGGCCGAACCTGCCGGACTGGATTTCTGGCCTGGTGATGATCACGATTCTGACCCTCGCCAACCTGGCCTCGGCCAAAGCCTATGGGCGGCTCGAATTCTGGTTTGCCATGATCAAGGTGGTTACGATCATCACCATGATCATCCTGGGGCTGCTGGTCATCGTCCTCGGGCTCGGGAACAACTGGCACCCCGTTGGAATTTCTAACCTATGGAAGCACGGTGGCTTCTTTACTGGCGGTTTCATGGGCTTCATGTTCTCGCTGTCCGTGATTGCCGGTTCCTACCAGGGGATCGAGCTGCTGGGGATTACCGCTGGTGAAGCGGCTTCCCCACGTCACGCGATCATTAAGTCCGTTAAGTCCGTTATCTGGCGGATCCTGATCTTCTACATCGGTGCGATCTTCGTCATCGTTTCGATTTACCCGTGGAACCAGCTGAGTGCCGTGGGTTCACCATTCGTTGAAACCTTTACCAAGGTCGGGATCACCGGTGCGGCTGGAATCATTAACTTCGTTGTGCTGACGGCGGCACTGTCCGGTGCCAACTCCGGGATCTACAGTGCCAGCCGGATGCTGTTCAAGCTGTCAATCGACGGCGAAGTGCCAAAGATCTTCTCGAAGCTGTCCAAGCGGGTCGTGCCAAACGTGGCCATCCTGACGATTTCATTCTGGATCTTCCTCGGCTTTGCAGTGAACATGCTGTTGAACGCCTTCAGTCCTAGTGCCAAGAACATCTTCGTGATTGTCTACAGTTCCAGTGTTCTGCCCGGGATGGTGCCATGGTTCATTATCCTGCTGTCCGAATTAAACTTCCGGAAGCAGCACCCAGAAAAGCTGGAGAATCACCCATTCAAGATGCCACTCTACCCGGCCTACAACTACTTCAGCCTGGCTGCCTTGACGATCATCTTGATCTTCATGTTCTTCAACCCAGATACCCGGGTTTCCGTATCCGTCGGGGTTATCTTCCTGATTATCATGAGTCTGATCTACAAGTTCCACACCTCAAAGAAACTTGCCAGTGTTAATGACTAA
- a CDS encoding DNA/RNA non-specific endonuclease: MFRLKNKIWKLVAALVVIFGLGGFLQRPANGNAALTQGVQRFMAWGKNNSAQSKGSTTSQGENTPPTKQEASVVLTPEVRQQLGNNIVWNGHGAFIINNNHSGLNANISSAPYAVNQVDSRGRAWRGDAWLNKTTRQYQNRSTTGNGATNWKPAGFLQAYNLTGGYSHAYDRGHLLGYALVGGIKGFDASESNPKNIATQTAWANEARSSTSTGQNYYEGIVRQALDQGKQVRYRVTDIYSGTSIVPAGAHIQAQSKDGSVDFNVFVPNVQNNIEINYATGAVKQIEH, encoded by the coding sequence ATGTTTCGATTAAAAAATAAAATTTGGAAGCTAGTAGCGGCCCTGGTCGTGATCTTTGGCCTCGGCGGCTTCCTGCAGCGGCCAGCGAACGGTAACGCGGCCCTGACCCAGGGTGTCCAGCGTTTCATGGCCTGGGGTAAGAATAATTCAGCCCAGTCCAAGGGCAGCACCACCAGTCAGGGCGAGAATACCCCGCCGACCAAGCAAGAAGCGTCGGTGGTTTTGACCCCGGAAGTGCGCCAGCAGCTGGGTAATAACATTGTCTGGAACGGGCACGGGGCGTTCATCATCAATAATAACCATTCCGGCTTGAACGCCAACATTTCGAGTGCGCCCTACGCGGTCAATCAGGTGGACAGCCGGGGACGCGCTTGGCGGGGGGATGCCTGGTTGAATAAGACCACCCGGCAGTACCAGAACCGCTCCACTACCGGTAACGGTGCCACTAACTGGAAACCCGCGGGCTTCTTGCAGGCCTATAATTTGACCGGGGGCTATAGCCATGCCTACGATCGCGGACATTTGCTTGGTTACGCCCTAGTCGGTGGTATTAAGGGCTTCGATGCTTCCGAATCCAACCCCAAAAACATTGCCACCCAGACAGCCTGGGCGAATGAGGCCCGCAGCAGTACTTCGACTGGACAAAACTACTACGAAGGGATCGTCCGCCAAGCCCTTGACCAGGGCAAGCAGGTCCGTTACCGGGTCACTGATATTTATAGCGGGACCAGCATCGTACCAGCCGGGGCGCATATTCAGGCCCAGTCTAAGGATGGCAGCGTCGACTTTAACGTATTTGTCCCAAATGTCCAAAACAATATCGAGATTAATTATGCAACCGGTGCGGTTAAGCAAATCGAACATTAG